One Setaria viridis chromosome 3, Setaria_viridis_v4.0, whole genome shotgun sequence DNA window includes the following coding sequences:
- the LOC117850973 gene encoding scarecrow-like protein 9, which produces MYQKLMARRTSTTDMLKAYRLFTAACPFTKVAYYYSNQTIVDVSVERPRVHIIDFGIVFGFQWPSLIQRFANRQGGPPNLRITGIDVPEPGFRPCKKIEETGKRLAEYAEMFNVPFQYQCVASRWENICIKDLNIDKDEVLIINCLHQLNNLSDETEDIDSARDRVLRIMMRMNPEVLIIGVTNGLYNSPFFLPRFREALFYYSSQFDMLNSTVIRSHEARILIERDLLGADLFNVVACEGAERIEKPETYKQWQVRILKAGFKQLPVNQTILKSSVARKKDLYHEDFVVDEDSGWLLQGWKGRILHALSSWKPKESYTNQ; this is translated from the coding sequence ATGTATCAGAAGCTGATGGCGAGACGAACAAGCACCACAGATATGCTCAAGGCCTACCGCCTTTTTACTGCAGCATGCCCTTTCACTAAGGTAGCATACTACTACTCCAATCAAACCATTGTTGATGTATCGGTGGAGCGACCAAGGGTGCATATCATTGATTTCGGCATCGTATTCGGCTTTCAGTGGCCATCACTAATCCAGCGCTTTGCAAATCGACAAGGTGGCCCCCCAAACCTTCGTATCACAGGCATAGATGTACCCGAGCCAGGTTTTCGCCCCTGTAAAAAGATTGAGGAGACAGGAAAGCGGTTGGCTGAGTACGCAGAAATGTTCAATGTACCTTTTCAGTATCAATGTGTTGCCTCACGATGGGAAAATATATGCATCAAGGATCTCAACATTGACAAGGACGAGGTGCTCATAATCAACTGCTTGCACCAATTGAACAATCTCAGTGATGAGACAGAAGACATAGATAGTGCAAGGGATAGGGTATTGCGTATCATGATGAGGATGAACCCAGAGGTTCTCATAATTGGTGTCACGAATGGCTTGTACAATTCCCCATTCTTCCTACCACGATTCAGAGAGGCTTTGTTTTATTACTCTTCACAGTTTGACATGCTAAATTCAACTGTCATACGGAGTCATGAGGCAAGGATACTGATAGAGAGGGATCTCCTTGGAGCAGATCTGTTCAATGTTGTAGCGTGTGAAGGTGCAGAGAGGATCGAGAAGCCAGAGACTTATAAACAGTGGCAAGTGAGAATCCTCAAAGCTGGGTTCAAGCAACTTCCTGTTAATCAAACCATTCTGAAGAGTTCAGTAGCGAGAAAGAAGGATCTTTATCATGAAGACTTCGTCGTTGACGAAGATAGTGGCTGGTTGCTGCAGGGGTGGAAAGGAAGGATACTGCATGCACTGTCTTCATGGAAACCTAAAGAATCATATACTAACCAGTAG
- the LOC140222094 gene encoding scarecrow-like protein 33 — protein sequence MDSSEYCEINSNMTLEYINRILLEEDIDEKPSIYQERDALQATEKPFYDILGQVYPSPAKEIVLNSDSQGPDDISNNYHEGACSGSLDNDFLGAQGMHLIPNDYGSETDHLSLQFTKGAEEANKFVPIVEKLVVDLGSSELAVSKQMTQATVGQKGNHVNKIRSHPHVNLELLNTKNSKHLAISGSETIRDETFDSVLLCTGQLSRDAAHLREMKAKEARDSSQIAQSKEYGKGKVKSRARKQQEEAIDLRALLIQCS from the exons ATGGACAGCTCTGAATACTGCGAGATCAACTCAAATATGACTCTCGAATATATAAATAGAATACTACTGGAGGAGGATATTGATGAGAAGCCCAGCATATACCAAGAACGTGATGCACTTCAGGCCACGGAGAAGCCCTTCTACGACATTCTTGGACAGGTATATCCATCTCCAGCAAAGGAGATAGTGCTGAATAGCGATAGTCAAGGTCCCGATGATATTAGCAACAATTATCATGAAGGGGCATGCAGTGGCAGCTTGGACAATGATTTTCTAGGGGCACAGGGTATGCACCTGATACCCAATGATTATGGTTCTGAAACTGACCATCTGTCTTTGCAATTTACAAAAGGTGCAGAGGAAGCAAATAAGTTTGTCCCCATTGTTGAGAAGTTGGTGGTTGATCTGGGTAGCAGTGAGCTCGCTGTCTCCAAACAAATGACACAGGCAACAGTTGGACAAAAGGGCAATCATGTAAACAAAATAAGGAGTCATCCACATGTGAACTTGGAGTTGCTGAACACGAAGAACAGTAAGCATTTGGCAATTTCAGGTAGTGAAACAATCCGGGATGAAACTTTTGATAGTGTTCTACTCTGCACTGGGCAACTATCACGTGATGCTGCCCACCTTAGAGAAATGAAAGCAAAAGAAGCACGTGATAGTTCACAGATTGCTCAAAGCAAAGAATATGGCAAAGGGAAAGTGAAATCACGTGCTAGGAAGCAACAGGAGGAGGCAATTGATCTCAGAGCTCTTCTCATCCA ATGCTCTTGA
- the LOC117847416 gene encoding uncharacterized protein, whose translation MAKARSSAKQSRAQAQAQQQNGGHALSSKLARYLDPEASWDKDQLLDAVHWIRQAVGLICGLLWGAVPLVGAVWIALFMAISTGIIYWYYAYVLKIDEEEYGGHGALLQEGLFASFTLFLLSWTLVYSLAHF comes from the exons ATGGCCAAGGCCAGGTCGTCGGCGAAGCAGTCgcgcgcgcaggcgcaggcgcagcagcaGAACGGCGGCCACGCGCTCTCCTCTAAGCTCGCCAGGTACCTCGACCCGGAGGCATCCTGGGACAAG GACCAACTGCTGGACGCGGTGCACTGGATCCGCCAGGCGGTGGGGCTCATCTGCGGCCTGCTCTGGGGAGCCGTCCCCCTCGTCGGCGCCGTCTGGATCGCGCT ATTTATGGCTATTTCTACGGGCATTATTTATTGGTACTATGCATACGTGTTGAAGATTGATGAGGAAGAATATGGAGGCCATGGGGCACTACTTCAGGAGGGACTTTTTGCTTCTTTCACCCTTTTCCTG CTTTCATGGACTCTAGTATACAGTTTGGCTCACTTTTGA
- the LOC117847415 gene encoding kinetochore protein SPC25 homolog isoform X1 translates to MASSAEQQLAASRERVAPIAAGPGGGEAGALDPRWKKMAAALRGRMAANREWKAESAAVSSALSLALKTFPRQGTREQLKGLKDQLRDLQSQLSETLSIKSCKESKGKLTTESISDATAMVEGLGNLVADLRDKRDKRTAVISEQLQALEPLEAKSNEDAALREKIEEAVLWYGKFLGFQIVGRDEGVKFVFNKIDPQSPEKEYSFCINFDKDRYNSVLECDPHIKDVEELVKDLNLSDHVVKFLRIIREKFQSSAMNGTLPTSPMVTSVDGRSEDVPNQSHSRSKNKRQSLPAKREATALSAASPGSLRRSLRSRAN, encoded by the exons atggcgtcgtcggccgAGCAGCAGCTGGCAGCCTCCCGCGAGCGGGTggcccccatcgccgccgggcctggaggaggcgaggcgggaGCGCTGGATCCGCGGTGGaagaagatggcggcggcgctgcgggggCGGATGGCGGCGAACCGCGAGTGGAAGGCGGAGTCCGCTGCCGTATCGTCGGCCCTCTCGCTCGCCCTCAAGACCTTCCCGCGCCAAGGCACCCGAG AGCAGCTAAAAGGACTCAAGGATCAGTTGCGCGACCTCCAATCTCAGCTCAGCGAAACTCTCTCCA TTAAATCGTGCAAGGAATCAAAGGGCAAACTCACCACCGAGTCGATTTCAGATGCCACTGCTATGGTCGAGGGGCTCGGTAACTTGGTTGCAGATCTGAGGGACAAGAGGGATAAACGCACCGCAGTCATATCTGAGCAACTTCAAG CACTTGAACCACTTGAAGCAAAGAGTAATGAAGATGCGGCACTGCGGGAGAAGATAGAAGAAGCTGTTCTATGGTACGGGAAGTTTCTTGGCTTCCAGATTGTTGGACGAGACGAAG GTGTGAAGTTTGTTTTCAACAAGATTGACCCGCAAAGTCCAGAGAAGGAATACTCATTTTGCATAAATTTTGACAAAGATAGATATAACT CAGTGCTTGAATGTGATCCACACATCAAGGATGTTGAGGAACTGGTGAAGGATTTGAATTTGAGTGATCATGTAGTCAAGTTTCTAAGGATCATCAGAGAGAAATTCCAGTCTTCTGCCATGAATG GGACTCTTCCTACATCTCCCATGGTGACTTCAGTTGATGGCAGAAGTGAGGATGTTCCCAATCAAAGCCATTCCCGAAGCAAGAACAAGAGGCAGTCTCTTCCCGCTAAGAGAGAAGCCACAGCCCTATCAGCAGCATCTCCTGGCAGTTTGCGCCGTTCCCTACGTTCCAGGGCAAATTGA
- the LOC117847415 gene encoding kinetochore protein SPC25 homolog isoform X2, translated as MASSAEQQLAASRERVAPIAAGPGGGEAGALDPRWKKMAAALRGRMAANREWKAESAAVSSALSLALKTFPRQGTREQLKGLKDQLRDLQSQLSETLSIKSCKESKGKLTTESISDATAMVEGLGNLVADLRDKRDKRTAVISEQLQALEPLEAKSNEDAALREKIEEAVLWYGKFLGFQIVGRDEGVKFVFNKIDPQSPEKEYSFCINFDKDRYNLLECDPHIKDVEELVKDLNLSDHVVKFLRIIREKFQSSAMNGTLPTSPMVTSVDGRSEDVPNQSHSRSKNKRQSLPAKREATALSAASPGSLRRSLRSRAN; from the exons atggcgtcgtcggccgAGCAGCAGCTGGCAGCCTCCCGCGAGCGGGTggcccccatcgccgccgggcctggaggaggcgaggcgggaGCGCTGGATCCGCGGTGGaagaagatggcggcggcgctgcgggggCGGATGGCGGCGAACCGCGAGTGGAAGGCGGAGTCCGCTGCCGTATCGTCGGCCCTCTCGCTCGCCCTCAAGACCTTCCCGCGCCAAGGCACCCGAG AGCAGCTAAAAGGACTCAAGGATCAGTTGCGCGACCTCCAATCTCAGCTCAGCGAAACTCTCTCCA TTAAATCGTGCAAGGAATCAAAGGGCAAACTCACCACCGAGTCGATTTCAGATGCCACTGCTATGGTCGAGGGGCTCGGTAACTTGGTTGCAGATCTGAGGGACAAGAGGGATAAACGCACCGCAGTCATATCTGAGCAACTTCAAG CACTTGAACCACTTGAAGCAAAGAGTAATGAAGATGCGGCACTGCGGGAGAAGATAGAAGAAGCTGTTCTATGGTACGGGAAGTTTCTTGGCTTCCAGATTGTTGGACGAGACGAAG GTGTGAAGTTTGTTTTCAACAAGATTGACCCGCAAAGTCCAGAGAAGGAATACTCATTTTGCATAAATTTTGACAAAGATAGATATAACT TGCTTGAATGTGATCCACACATCAAGGATGTTGAGGAACTGGTGAAGGATTTGAATTTGAGTGATCATGTAGTCAAGTTTCTAAGGATCATCAGAGAGAAATTCCAGTCTTCTGCCATGAATG GGACTCTTCCTACATCTCCCATGGTGACTTCAGTTGATGGCAGAAGTGAGGATGTTCCCAATCAAAGCCATTCCCGAAGCAAGAACAAGAGGCAGTCTCTTCCCGCTAAGAGAGAAGCCACAGCCCTATCAGCAGCATCTCCTGGCAGTTTGCGCCGTTCCCTACGTTCCAGGGCAAATTGA
- the LOC117850971 gene encoding scarecrow-like protein 30, producing the protein MVIEPLSDDLHTITTTEQPYDGSCSSSQQQLITTHNYRRSDPQFFPQPTNNESNTQLSNLVTIPGMYNVSSNLRQSQLQTSAGFNPDYQRIRSNDNALHHISRMLMEDIDERVGLHEGEAALHAAEKTFYDILGQVYPPSWPPLCSNNEVDDPDESSSSNYQKRPRRTSFTSDICSPSMLHALAAPLSPYNYGRSLFRPYQPLTSTGRATRFGFPALQIIRGPEDAKGFDKLVIYLDSDKLSICRLTTKAKEVEKSKCAVFQITDHTNNPCTQYLGTREGRSSKQHANTITCEISQNRKFDRHLLWYRLDCFDETRSLRELMAKQASMNSTKGQSKGPTQQKSRGKRQINKEVVDLRTLLIHCAQAVAADDRPLATELIKKIRQHSSPDGDCIQRLAFYLVDGLEARLAGIGRQVYLKLLTKRVTDEELFKIYNLSLAAFPLLRVSYTFANRTILEASRGQPKVHIVDFGMCFGLQWPSLIQKFSEQGVPPKLRITGIDVSRPGFGTLEITEQAGKRLADYANMFKVPFQYQGISSRYENIQIEDLNIEEGEVLIVNSLYQMKTLGDETVAMNSARDRVLKIMRRMNPKVFILGVVNGSYSSPFFITRFKELLFHYSSLFDMFDTNIPRDNEARKLIEGRLFRREALNIISCEGAERTERPETYKQWQARCLKAGFEQLPVDPAILNSILDMTKEIYHEDFVADEDSGWLLQGWKGRVMHAISKWKPNESCTDQ; encoded by the coding sequence ATGGTGATTGAACCTCTCTCTGATGACCTGCACACCATTACAACAACCGAACAACCATATGATGGCTCTTGCTCTTCTTCCCAACAGCAACTCATCACAACGCATAACTACAGACGGTCTGATCCCCAGTTCTTTCCCCAGCCAACCAATAATGAATCAAACACACAACTCTCCAACCTGGTCACCATCCCTGGAATGTATAATGTCAGTAGCAACCTCAGACAAAGCCAACTTCAGACTTCTGCAGGGTTTAACCCCGACTACCAAAGGATCAGATCAAACGATAACGCTCTTCACCACATAAGCCGGATGCTGATGGAGGATATCGATGAGAGGGTTGGCTTGCATGAAGGGGAGGCCGCCCTTCATGCTGCTGAGAAGACCTTCTATGATATTCTAGGGCAGGTATACCCGCCTTCATGGCCACCACTCTGTAGCAACAATGAAGTGGATGACCCAGATGAGAGTAGTAGTAGTAATTATCAAAAACGGCCTCGCAGAACTAGCTTCACTAGTGACATTTGCAGTCCTAGCATGCTACATGCATTGGCAGCCCCTTTGAGTCCATATAACTATGGCAGGAGTCTTTTTCGGCCATATCAGCCTTTGACAAGCACTGGTAGGGCCACTAGATTTGGTTTCCCTGCCTTGCAAATCATAAGAGGTCCTGAGGATGCAAAGGGGTTTGATAAATTGGTCATCTATTTGGACAGTGACAAGCTCTCCATCTGCAGACTGACTACAAAGGCAAAAGAAGTCGAGAAGAGCAAATGTGCAGTATTTCAGATCACAGACCACACGAACAATCCATGTACCCAATACTTGGGCACCAGGGAAGGGAGAAGCAGTAAACAACATGCAAATACGATTACTTGCGAAATAAGCCAAAACAGAAAGTTTGACAGACATCTGCTTTGGTATCGTCTCGATTGTTTTGACGAAACAAGAAGCCTACGAGAATTGATGGCAAAGCAAGCAAGTATGAATTCAACAAAAGGTCAAAGCAAAGGACCAACTCAACAGAAGTCGCGGGGTAAGAGGCAGATCAACAAAGAAGTGGTTGATCTCAGAACTCTCCTCATCCACTGTGCGCAGGCTGTAGCAGCTGACGACCGTCCGTTGGCCACTGAGCTAATCAAGAAGATAAGACAGCACTCCTCACCAGATGGAGATTGCATTCAGAGGCTGGCCTTTTACTTAGTGGATGGCCTTGAGGCACGCCTGGCTGGGATTGGGAGACAGGTGTACCTCAAGCTCTTGACGAAGCGAGTAACTGATGAAGAATTGTTTAAGATCTACAACCTTTCTCTTGCGGCTTTCCCTTTGCTCAGGGTATCATACACCTTCGCCAACCGAACTATTCTTGAAGCCTCCAGGGGGCAACCGAAGGTGCACATCGTCGATTTTGGCATGTGCTTTGGCTTACAATGGCCGTCACTGATCCAGAAGTTTTCTGAGCAAGGAGTGCCTCCAAAGCTTCGGATTACAGGTATAGATGTGTCTCGACCAGGTTTCGGCACCTTGGAGATCACCGAGCAGGCAGGGAAGCGGTTGGCTGATTATGCAAACATGTTTAAGGTACCTTTTCAATATCAGGGCATTTCCTCACGATATGAAAACATTCAGATTGAAGATCTCAACATTGAGGAGGGTGAAGTGCTCATAGTCAACAGTTTGTACCAGATGAAAACTCTGGGTGATGAGACAGTAGCCATGAATAGTGCAAGGGATAGGGTACTAAAAATCATGAGGAGGATGAACCCAAAGGTCTTTATTCTCGGCGTTGTGAATGGATCATACAGTTCTCCCTTCTTTATAACACGCTTCAAAGAGCTTCTGTTCCATTACTCCTCATTGTTCGACATGTTTGATACAAATATTCCACGGGATAATGAAGCAAGAAAGTTGATAGAGGGGAGATTGTTTAGGCGGGAAGCGTTAAACATCATATCATGTGAGGGCGCAGAGAGGACTGAGAGGCCAGAAACTTACAAACAGTGGCAAGCAAGGTGCCTCAAGGCCGGGTTCGAGCAGCTTCCTGTCGATCCAGCTATCTTGAATTCAATACTAGATATGACGAAAGAGATTTATCATGAGGACTTTGTTGCTGATGAAGACAGCGGCTGGCTTCTACAAGGATGGAAAGGGAGAGTGATGCACGCAATATCCAAATGGAAGCCCAATGAATCATGTACTGATCAGTAA